CTCTCGACGCTGTTCGTCCGTGAGTGGGGTTACCTGCACAACAGTACGCACCTTGCCGCCGCTTCTATCTGGAGCGTCAATTACTCGCTTGTCAACTCGCAGGTGGTGTGCTGCCATGGCTGCTACGATCGGTTGATGGGTTACACACAACACTTGGTGACGGGTTCCCAATTGATAAAGCTTGTCTGCGATCGCCCAAGACACCCTACCAGACACCCCTACGTCAATTTCATCAAACACTAACGTATCCACCGGGCTGACATGGGAAAAACAGGCTTTCAACGCCAATAAAAATCGACTCATTTCCCCACCCGATGCAATCTCTGCCAACGGTTGCAGCCCTTCACCCGGATTAGGGCTAAACCAGAAGCTAACGTCGTCAGCTCCAGTCGCAGTCGGTTCTGTAGCCGTGAGCCGCACCTGAAACTGCACCCGATCCATCGCCAATGGTCGCAGTTCATCAAGTAGCTGAGCTTCTAGGGTTTGAGCTGCTTGCTGCCGTAGAGTGGTCAATTGTGCACAGGCGGCCATCAGGGTGGCTTGTGCTGTGTGGGTGGCCTGCTCCAGTTCTTCTAGGGACTGTCCACCCCCCATTAGATCGACTAGTTCCGCTTGAATTCGCTTCTGGTGAGCGATCGCATCCTGTAAGGTAGGGCCATACTTGCGACAAATCTGCTTCAACGCCGCAATTCGCTGGGTAACGACCTCTAATCGCTGGGGATCTGCCTCTACAGAATCACCATAGGAACTGATGCGTCGTCCTGCATCCTGCACCAACGCCAGAGCTTGCTGTACCATGTCGCTAATTGCTTCTAGGCTGGGGTCATAGACAATCATCTCTTCTAAGACCGCGACGGCCTCACCCATCAAGTCAGCACTGGCAGGACTATCAGTTTCAGTTTGATACAGCAATTGATAAACCTGATAGCTCTGGCGCTGGAGTTCAACGGCATGGTTTAGGCGCTGTTGCTCTCGTTCTAAAGCTTGCAACTCTTGAGGATCACTCAGTCCAACGGTCTTTAGTTCCTTGAGTTGCCGCTTGTAGGCCGTCAGTCGTTCCTGACGTTCCTGCTCCAGCAGTCGCCGTCGTTCCCATGCTTGGTAAGCTTGTTGAAATTTGTTAAAAGCATCTGCCACCCGTTGGCGCTGTGCCAACAAGTCAGCACCCCCAAAGTTATCTAGCCATTCTTGCTGCACAGATGAATGCCCAAGGAGCATGGTCTGTCCCTGGGCAGTAATGTCTACCAAGTAATCTCGAAGTTGGGCAACTTGCGACAGGTTAAGCACAACTCCATTGAGTCGAGAGCAACTGGCTAACTTGCCATCGGTGTAGGTTAGCTCTCGGCTACAAACTAGAGTGCCATCTGGAAGTGGCTGAATTGTTTGGCTGGCTAGCCAAGCCTGAAGCGGAGGTGTGAGATCGAAGGTGGCTTCAATTTTCGCCGTTTTAGCTCCCGATCGCATCATGCGGGGAGTAACGTCGCCGCCTAGTGCAGCCGCGATTGCATCCAGGATGATCGACTTCCCCGCCCCTGTTTCACCAGTTAAGACAGTTAACCCCTCGCTAAACTCAAGGTCTAGCCGATCAATTAAGGCAATATTTTCGATCCTTAA
The genomic region above belongs to Cyanobacteriota bacterium and contains:
- the recN gene encoding DNA repair protein RecN translates to MLRFLRIENIALIDRLDLEFSEGLTVLTGETGAGKSIILDAIAAALGGDVTPRMMRSGAKTAKIEATFDLTPPLQAWLASQTIQPLPDGTLVCSRELTYTDGKLASCSRLNGVVLNLSQVAQLRDYLVDITAQGQTMLLGHSSVQQEWLDNFGGADLLAQRQRVADAFNKFQQAYQAWERRRLLEQERQERLTAYKRQLKELKTVGLSDPQELQALEREQQRLNHAVELQRQSYQVYQLLYQTETDSPASADLMGEAVAVLEEMIVYDPSLEAISDMVQQALALVQDAGRRISSYGDSVEADPQRLEVVTQRIAALKQICRKYGPTLQDAIAHQKRIQAELVDLMGGGQSLEELEQATHTAQATLMAACAQLTTLRQQAAQTLEAQLLDELRPLAMDRVQFQVRLTATEPTATGADDVSFWFSPNPGEGLQPLAEIASGGEMSRFLLALKACFSHVSPVDTLVFDEIDVGVSGRVSWAIADKLYQLGTRHQVLCVTHQPIVAAMAAHHLRVDKRVIDAPDRSGGKVRTVVQVTPLTDEQRREELVSLAGAQSTADRRAAYAYADSLLAKAARRQAGDSDDTDSEDAPNPINDRVDRLIAALSET